Within the Pseudomonas oryzae genome, the region GCCGTTCAACTGGCCGGCCAGGGCAACACCATCGGGCAGGGCATCGCCCAGACGGGCCAGGGCGAAGTCGCGTAGCCTCAGGCGCAGCTGCGGCTCGGGCTGCAGGCGCTGGGCCTCGGCGCACAGGCGGGCCTGCTCGGATTGCCAGCAGTGCGCGCCGAGGGTCAGGCGGCCGGCGGCGCTGCGCTCGATGCTGGCCGGCTGCTGCAGCCGCCAGGCCATGCCGGCCACGGCCAGATCGCCGCGCGCCAGGCTGCCGCGCCAGTCCGCGCCGCGCAGCCCGCCGGCCAGCGCCAGCTCGACGCGCAGGGGCTCGCCGCTCAACCCGAGAGCGAGCTGATGGCGTGCCAGGGTGCCGCTGCCGTTGACCTCGAGCTGGCCGTAGGCGGTATTCCCGCTGCGCAGACCGCTGGCGGAGATGCGCAACTCGCCGCGCTGGCCGGCATCCACGCCGGCCTCGACGCGCAGGGCGGCCAGCGCCTGCTCGCCATAGCCGATGCGCTGACCGCTGAGCGCCAGGCTGCCCTGCGGCGCCTGCACGCTGCCGGCCAGCCGGAGGTTGCCCTCCAGCTGGCCGCGCAGATCGGGCCAGAGCTGGTCGAGCCGCGTCAGGGCCAGCTGCGCGCGCGCGGCCAGTCGTCCATTCCATTCGCCTTCGCCGTCGATACGGTTGTCGCCCAGACGCAGCGCCAGCTCCGGCAGTTGCCAGTGCGCACCGTCCGCGAGCACGCGCCCCTTGAGCGTCAGCGGCTGGCGCCGCAGCTGTCCGCCGAGGTTCCAGTCGGCATTCAGGTGCAGACCATCCGCCTTCACCTCGCCCTGGCTGGCCAGCTCGCCACCGATGCGCCCGGGCAGGTCCTTGTGCCAGTAGCCCGGATCGAGTTCGCTCAGGCGCAGTTGCGCCTGCCAGGCCAGCGCCTCGGCGAACTGCAGCGCCAGCGCGCCTTCGCCGCGGCCCTGGCCGGCGTCGAGACGCAGCTCGGACAGGCGCAGGCTGCCGTGATCGCCCTGCAGCGGCGTGCGCAGGCGCAGCGGGCCGGCCGGCCCCTGCAGGCGCAGATCGATATCGCCCCGGTAGCGCCCGTCGGCGTACTGCAGCGCGGCCTGCAACTGCTGCAGCCCCAGCGTCACGTCGGGCTGCGGATACAGCTGCTGCCAGTCGAAGGCGCTGCCCTGCAGCGCGAGGTCGGCGGCGAAGGCTTCGTCCCAGGCGAGGTCGCCGGCAAGCGTCAGCTGCTCGCCGCGAACATCGGTCAGGCGCAGCGTCTCGACCCGCGCGCGGGTGGTCTCGACCCGTCCCCGCAGCTCGACGGCCACCGGCTGCCCGGCACCGGCCAGCTGCGCCCGAGCGCTGATCGCGCTGCCCGCGCGCAGGCTGCCGCTGGCCTCGAGGGTCAGACTGCGGAACACCAGGCTGGCCGGCAGACTGGCGAGCGCCTGGAAGTCATCGGCCTGCAGCGTCAGCTGCAGCGGCAGCTCCTCGGCCAGCGGACTCAGCCAGCCGCTCAGACGCCCCGGCAGATAGCCCTGGCTGAGCACCTCGACCCCGAGACGCCCCAGCAGCGGACCGTCCAGGGTCAGCTCGAGCTGCCAGGGGCGGCCATCCACCTCCGGCAGCTGCAGACCGGCACGCGCCTGCAGGGGCCAGTCGCCATGCGGCTGCAGGCGCAGCTCGCTGACGCTCAGACGCACGCCGGGGCGTTGCAGGTCGACGGCGCCGAGCTGCAGGCCCTGGCGGTCGAGGCTGGCCGACAGCGCCAGCTCGTGCAGCTGCTCGACACCGTTGACCACCAGGCTGCCCAGTTGCAGACGGGCGACGCGCACGGCCAGCGGCAGACGGATGTCCGGCAGCGCCAGCGGGGTGGCAGCGGCCGGCGGCTCGCCGGGCGGCAGGTCGAGCTGCAGACGCGCGGCGCCCAGCTCGTCCAGACACAGCGCCCCCTCGCGCAGGCAGGCCAGGCGGTTGACCACCCGCACCTGCTCGACCTGCACGCGGTTGGCGCCGGACTGCCAACGCAGGCTGGCGGCCGTCCAGTCGCCGAACAGCCGCCCGCGGAAGTCCTCGACCGTCAGCCCGGGTACGCGGGCGAGCAGCCAGCGGCTGCCTGGCTCGCTGGCCGGCAGAGCGAGCACGGCGAGCACGGCGAGCAGCGCCAGAAGCAGCGCCAGCAGGCCGTAACGCAGCCCGCGCCTCACAGCTCGGGCCCCATGGAGAAGTGGATGCGAAAGCCCGAGCCTTCGTCCTGGTCGAGGGCGTGGGCGAGATCGAGGCGGATCGGGCCGACCGGGGACACCCAGCGCACGCCGATGCCGACGCCGGTCTTGAGCGGGTCGCTGAAGCCGTCGATGGCGTTGCCGTGGTCGACGAAGGTGGCCAGGCGCCAGCGCTCGAGCAGCGGGTACTGGTACTCCAGGCTGCCGATCACCAGGTAGCGGCCACCGACCCGATCGCCCTCGCTGTCGCGCGGCGACAGGGTCTGGTAGTCGTAGCCGCGCACGCTCTGGTCGCCACCGGCGAAGAAACGCAGCGACGGCGGAATCAGCTCGAAGGCGTTGGTGGCGATGCCGCCGAGCTGCACCCGGCTGAGCACGCGGTGGCCGGCGCCCAGGGTGATCAGGCCCTTGGCCTGCAGGTTGAGGTGCAACAGGTCGGCGTCCGACAGCAGGGTCCGATGGGCACCGGTGAGGTCCAGCTGCAGGCGGTAGCCGCGACTGGGATCGACCTTGTTGTCGCTGTGCAGGCGGCTGAAGGCGATGCCCGGCAGCAGCAGGTTACTCTGCCCCTCGTCGTCGCCGGTGCGGAAGTTCTCCTGCTCCCAGCGCAGCGACAGGGTGCGCTGCCATTCGTTCTCCGGCTGGTGCTGCCACTGGGTGCCGAGGGTGAAGCGCTCGCTCTCGGTGTCCACCAGGTCTTCCATCTGGTAGCCGGTGGTGAAGCGCAGGCTCTCGGTGAGCGGCGGATCGAGGGGAATCTCGTACCAGGTGCCGAGGTTCTGCCGCGGGCTGGAGAACTCGAAGTCGGCCCCCAGGCGATGCCCCTGGTCGCCGCGCCAGTGGCGGGTCCAGGTTCCGCGCAGGCGCGGCCCGACGTCGGTGGAATAGCCCAGGCCCGCGGCCAGGGTGCGCGGCTGGCGCGCCTGCAGCTGGACCTGCACCGGGATGACCTGGCCCTGCGCATGCTCAGGCGCGGCGTCGATGCGCACGTCGCTGAAGTAGTTGGTGGAGACCAGCGCGCGGTTGAGCTCGCCGAGACGGTCGGAGTCGTAACCCTCGCCGGCCTGGAACGGCACCAGACGCTGTAGCAACCGGTCGTCGAACGGCGTGTCGCCGCTGAAGCTGATGGCGCCGAAGCGATAGCGCGGCCCGCTGCGATAGACCAGGCGGATATCGGCGACGCCGGCCTGGGGGTCGACCGACAGGCTCTGCTCGACGAACTGGCCCTCGAAGAAGCCATAGCGCAGCGCCTGGTTGCGGATCAGCCGCTTGGCGTCCTCGTAGGCGCCGTGGTTGAGCACTGCACCGGGACGCAGCAGCGGGCTGTCGGGCTGGCGGAAATTCTTCAGCCGGGTCACCTCGCCCTCCACGCGGACCTCCACGTTGCGCAGGCGTACCGGCTCGCCCTGCTCGATGTGCAGGCGCAGCACGGCCGTGTCGCCCTCCTCGACCACTTCGCTGCGGATCCGCCCGTGGTAGTAGCCCAGCGCCTGCAGTGCCTGGACCGCCGAACGCTCGGCGGAACGCGCGAAGCGCCGCAGCGCGGCGGCATCCCGACCGTTCAGCGTGCCGATGTGGGCCTCGACGTTCTCGCGCAGGGCCTTCTGCCTGGGGCTGAGCAGCACCTCTAGCTCCGCCTCGGCCGCCGCGGCAGTGCCGGCGACCAAGGCCAGCAGCAGGGCTGACGCGGGTATGAACATCCTCTTCATGCGACCGATCGTAGCACGGCCTGCGCGGCGTGCCCGAGTCGCGTCACAGGCGGCGGATTCCCGCCATGCCCGCGAGCGGCGATGGCGAGAATCCGCCACCCGCTTGTGATCCCCATCACCTTTCCCCCCTCGCCCGGGCCTCGGCAGGCCGTCTGGCACAGCTATTGCGATCACGGCGGCCGCCCCGAAGGGCACCAACCAGAACAACAGGGAAACCACCATGCTCAAGACAATCCTAGCCGCGTGCCTCTCCATGGGACTACTCCTGCCAGCCAGCGCCTCCCGGGCGGCCGATCAGGAACCCATCCTCATCCGCTTCTCCCACGTGGTCGCCGACGAAACCCCCAAGGGCCACGGCGCCCTGCTGTTCAAGCAGCTCGCCGAACAACGCCTGCCCGGCCGGGTGAAAGTGGAGGTGCACGGCAACTCCTCGCTGTTGGGCGACGCCGAGGAGCTGGCCGCCCTGCAGCGCGGCGAGGTGCAGCTGCTCGCGCCGTCGCTGGCCAAGTTCCAGCAGTACACACCCAAGCTGCAGGTGTTCGACCTGCCGTTCCTGTTCGACGACCATGATGCGGTGGCGCGCTTCCAGCAGAAGCCCACCGGCCGCGACCTGCTGATGTCGATGCACGAGCACAACATCGTCGGCCTCGCCTACTGGCACAACGGCATGAAGCAGCTGTCGGCCACCCGGCCGCTGCGGCTGCCGCAGGACGCCAGGGGCCTCGGCTTCCGCATCCAGCCGTCGCAGGTGCTGGAAGCGCAGTTCGCCGCGCTGCAGGCGCGCAGCGTCAAGCTGCCGTTCGCCGAGGTCGCCGGCGCGCTGAAGAACGGCCAGGTGCAGGGGGCGGAGAACCCCTGGTCGAACATCTACAGCCAGCAGCTGCACAGCGTGCAGCCCTACATCAGCGAGACCAACCACGGCGTGCTGGACTACATGCTGGTCAGCAACGCGCGCTTCTGGTACGGCATTCCCCACGAGATCCGCAGCGAACTGGAAGCCATCATCGACGAAGTGACCCTTGCGGTGAACCGCGAGGCGGCGCGCCTGAACGCCGAGCACCGCCAGCGCATCGCCGCCGCCGGCACCAGCCAGATCATCGCCCTCAGCGACGCCGAGCGCAGCGCCTGGCGCGCCGCCATGCAGCCGGTGTGGCAGCGCTACGAGGACGAGATCGGCCCGGTGGTGATGCGCGCCGCCAAGGCGGCCAACCGCTCGCTGTGACCGCGGCGCCCCGGCCAGACCGGGGCGCCCCGCACGTTCGCAATCCCCCGCTGGCTGCTACAGCCGGCTCACCGACTCGCCGAGCCGGTCGATCAGCTCCTGCACGCCGCCGAGCGCGGCGCGCTCCTCTTCGAGGACGATCTCGAACGCGCGTTTCTTCAGCGCGGTGACGTCGAAGCCCGCGCGCAGCGCGACCGGAACCGTGCTGATCAGGATGTCGAACAGGCGGTCCACCGCGTGCAGCCGCCCCCACAGGTAGTCGTTCTCGCGGATCGAGCGGCCGAGAAAACCGCCGAAGCTGGCGAAGGAACTGCCCAGTAGCACCTCCTTGCGCTCGTCGAAGGCGATGCTGCGGGCATCTTCCGGGCTGATGCGGTCGACCAGGATCTCCTCGATGGTCTCGGCCTCCCGCGACAGGACGGTGGCGGTCGGACGCAGGATCATGTCCCAGAAGAAGTAGCCGAGATACGCGGTGAGGATCGCGATGCGGCTGGCCTGCCTCAGCTTCATGAACTGCGGCGAGGCCAGCACGGCGTCGGAACTGTCGATATGCCGGGCGAGGTCGTACTCCTCGGCCAGACGCTCGATCAGCCGGGACAGCTCGGCGCAGGCCAGCGGATCGCCCTGGATCAGCTCGGGCGAGTACTGCCGCCGGGCCTCGTCCTGGCGGAAGATCGCCCGGCAGGCGCTCACCGCCTGGTGGCTGAGGAAGTCCGGATCGTCGCAGAAGGCCAGGTCGCTCAAGCACTTGTGGATCTTCATCTTCAGCAGATCCAGGGTTTCCGACTCGGCCTCCGCGTTGGCGTCCTCGGCTACCCGGGCGTACAGGTCGTTGATTTCGTGCAGCACGAAGTTCAGCCGCCGGCGCTTGTAGATCACCCCGAAATCGGTGACCACCCGGGAGAACAGCGGCAGATCCTCGTTCCTGTAGGCGTTCTCGGGGATCCGGTAGGTGGCGCTGATGACGCCCATCTGCCGCGCCCAGGCCTCGATCATCTCCTGCACGCGCCGCGCTTCGGGTGAATCGGGAGTGTACTGGCAGGCCCAGCAGATGACCTGCACGATGAAGTCCAGCGCCTCGAAGGCAAGCGAGCGCATCCAGGTGTCATAGGCGATGAACAGCCCGGGGACCGGGCGGAAGCCGATCATCCGCCAGTGCTGCAGGTCATCCCGGGTGAAGCTGCCACTCAGACGCCCCTGGGTCTGCTCCTCGAGGTGCTCGACGACCTGCGGGCGCGCGCTGAGGATCGCCTCTTTCAGCCGGCGGGCCTGTACGTTGTGCCGGCTGAGCATGGCCAGCTCGTTGTACACCGGATCCTGCCGGGGCAGGTCGGTCAGCGCCCCGCGCAGGGTGGCGAAGAAGCCGGGCACCCCGGAGCCGGCCGCTCTGCGCCGGCCCTTCGGCCGCGGATCGACGTACACCAGGCGGCGATCCACCTCGCGGAAGGCCGCATGCACCCGGATCGCCTCGACGCAGGCCATGATCGGCTTGTTGTCGAGGATGCTGCCGTCCACCAGCACCGCGTCCTCGGGATTCTCGCCACGCTCGCGGTAGTGGCGGAAATTCTTCTCGAGGAACTGCGAGCGCGCCGGCCAGGGCAGGTGCCGGGCGGCGAGCAGATCGTCCATCTCGCGGATCCGCGCCGGCGGGAACGCCCCCGGATAGGAGGCCGAGGCCCTGGCGGCGAAGGCCAGCGAGGGGAAGTTGTCGGCAGTGAACTCGCTGAGCAGATGCCCGGTCCGTCGATGCTCGAGGCCGAAGCGCAGCAGATGGCGGTGCTCGCGCTCGTGGGCCACCGGCGGGTCATGGATGAAGATGGGCCGCTCCAGGCCGTGGAAGTCGGTCGCCGTCAGCAGCAGATCGAGCCTGCCGCCCTTGGGCAGCAGCGACTCCCACTTCGCGGTGGAGACGTCCATCGCCCGCAGACCGTCGAGGATCAGGCCAGCCAGGCGGGCGCCGTCGAGTGGCGGCTTGAACCAGCGCGAGCGCAGGAACACCGAGATGCGCTTGGCGATGTCGGGGTTGCTGGCGCCGGGCAGCAGCCCCTCGCGGCCGAGCCGGCGCATCAGCGGACGCATCAGCGGCCAGACGTACCACTTGCTCCACAACCGCGCCCGGGCTTCCGGCGCCAGCAGGCCGAGCATGTCGGCCTGTTCCAGCCACAGGTCGGTGATCGGCTTGAGCGAGCGGTCGTGCGCCAGTGCCGCGGCCAGGCTCACGCCGTTGATCGCCCCGGCCGATGAGCCGGCGATCACGTCGACGATGACCCGCAGCGCCACGTCCTTGCCGAGGATCTGCAGGAACTGGAGATACACATCGCCGGTCGAGCGCTCCGGCTCGTCGGGATAGCGCTGGTGAAAACCGGCAGCATCGCCGCCGGCGGGCGCATGATGCAGCTTGGAGGCGCGCACCAGGTTGAGGATCTCGCGGTTGATGCCATGCTGGTACACCGCCAGCGAGACGCCACCGAACAGCACGAGGGCCAGCCGCAGTTCTTTCTCTTTCATGCTCGAGCACCGGGTGAAGCGTGCGCCGCAGGGCGCCGGAAACCAGCACTGCCAATCGAACCCACCCACAACCAGCGCACCCGGAACCCGGCCCCGGCGCGCAGCGGCGCCACGGGCTACAGCCGCCCGACCACCTCGCCGATGCGGTCGACCAGGCCCCGCACCAGCCCCAGGCGTTGCCGCTCCTCCTCCAGCACCCGCTCGAAGGCACGCTTCTTCAGCGCATCGACCGCCAGGTTGGCGCGCAGGTTGGCCGGCACCGTGCTCAGCAGGATGTCGAACAGGCGGTCCACCGCGTGCAGGCGCCCCCACAGGTAGTCGTTCTCGCGCACCGCGCGGCCGAGGAAGCCGCCGAAGCCGGCGAAGGAGCTGCCGAGCAGCACCGGCTTGCCGTCGTCGAGCACGATGCTGCTGGCGTCCTCCGGACTGATGCGGTCGACCAGGATCTCCTCGATCGGCCCGGCCTCCAGCGCCAGCGCGCTGGCCGTCGGGCGCAGGATGATGTCCCAGAAGAAATAGCCCAGGTAGCCGGTGA harbors:
- a CDS encoding translocation/assembly module TamB domain-containing protein, with translation MRRGLRYGLLALLLALLAVLAVLALPASEPGSRWLLARVPGLTVEDFRGRLFGDWTAASLRWQSGANRVQVEQVRVVNRLACLREGALCLDELGAARLQLDLPPGEPPAAATPLALPDIRLPLAVRVARLQLGSLVVNGVEQLHELALSASLDRQGLQLGAVDLQRPGVRLSVSELRLQPHGDWPLQARAGLQLPEVDGRPWQLELTLDGPLLGRLGVEVLSQGYLPGRLSGWLSPLAEELPLQLTLQADDFQALASLPASLVFRSLTLEASGSLRAGSAISARAQLAGAGQPVAVELRGRVETTRARVETLRLTDVRGEQLTLAGDLAWDEAFAADLALQGSAFDWQQLYPQPDVTLGLQQLQAALQYADGRYRGDIDLRLQGPAGPLRLRTPLQGDHGSLRLSELRLDAGQGRGEGALALQFAEALAWQAQLRLSELDPGYWHKDLPGRIGGELASQGEVKADGLHLNADWNLGGQLRRQPLTLKGRVLADGAHWQLPELALRLGDNRIDGEGEWNGRLAARAQLALTRLDQLWPDLRGQLEGNLRLAGSVQAPQGSLALSGQRIGYGEQALAALRVEAGVDAGQRGELRISASGLRSGNTAYGQLEVNGSGTLARHQLALGLSGEPLRVELALAGGLRGADWRGSLARGDLAVAGMAWRLQQPASIERSAAGRLTLGAHCWQSEQARLCAEAQRLQPEPQLRLRLRDFALARLGDALPDGVALAGQLNGDLRVDLPAAGPRGEIRLDAGSGRLRLRDPANANGAWQEIPYESLRLTSRLQPRRVDSELLLAGPGLGTLALQANIDPLAAGRPLSGSFRIAGLDLALARAFVPQVERLDGRLDGDGRLSGSLLAPVVDGRLALRDGHVAGGELPLSFEALQLGMTIAGQQAQLDGRWRSGEQGQGSLTGSLDWSGEPRMDLKVRGSRLPVQVEPYAKVEVEPDLELGLRGRQLELGGQLAIPRGQIKVRELPAQAVTVSGDTQIVGEQPREPGMPGLKMNLRLLLGDDRLRFSGFGLTADLKGRLRIRDNLDSSGSLQLENGRYRAYGQRLTLRRARLIFAGPIDQPLLDIEAIRTVDEVTAGLRLTGRADAPLSEVFSEPAMSQEQALSYLVLGRAPGTSGEQNMVSQAALALGLAGGGQVAGALAERLGIKDFLLDSEGNGSDSSVVASGYLSDRLSLRYGVGVFETGNVFALRYELSKKLYLEAASGLASSLDIFYKKDF
- a CDS encoding autotransporter assembly complex protein TamA: MFIPASALLLALVAGTAAAAEAELEVLLSPRQKALRENVEAHIGTLNGRDAAALRRFARSAERSAVQALQALGYYHGRIRSEVVEEGDTAVLRLHIEQGEPVRLRNVEVRVEGEVTRLKNFRQPDSPLLRPGAVLNHGAYEDAKRLIRNQALRYGFFEGQFVEQSLSVDPQAGVADIRLVYRSGPRYRFGAISFSGDTPFDDRLLQRLVPFQAGEGYDSDRLGELNRALVSTNYFSDVRIDAAPEHAQGQVIPVQVQLQARQPRTLAAGLGYSTDVGPRLRGTWTRHWRGDQGHRLGADFEFSSPRQNLGTWYEIPLDPPLTESLRFTTGYQMEDLVDTESERFTLGTQWQHQPENEWQRTLSLRWEQENFRTGDDEGQSNLLLPGIAFSRLHSDNKVDPSRGYRLQLDLTGAHRTLLSDADLLHLNLQAKGLITLGAGHRVLSRVQLGGIATNAFELIPPSLRFFAGGDQSVRGYDYQTLSPRDSEGDRVGGRYLVIGSLEYQYPLLERWRLATFVDHGNAIDGFSDPLKTGVGIGVRWVSPVGPIRLDLAHALDQDEGSGFRIHFSMGPEL
- a CDS encoding DctP family TRAP transporter solute-binding subunit, whose amino-acid sequence is MLKTILAACLSMGLLLPASASRAADQEPILIRFSHVVADETPKGHGALLFKQLAEQRLPGRVKVEVHGNSSLLGDAEELAALQRGEVQLLAPSLAKFQQYTPKLQVFDLPFLFDDHDAVARFQQKPTGRDLLMSMHEHNIVGLAYWHNGMKQLSATRPLRLPQDARGLGFRIQPSQVLEAQFAALQARSVKLPFAEVAGALKNGQVQGAENPWSNIYSQQLHSVQPYISETNHGVLDYMLVSNARFWYGIPHEIRSELEAIIDEVTLAVNREAARLNAEHRQRIAAAGTSQIIALSDAERSAWRAAMQPVWQRYEDEIGPVVMRAAKAANRSL
- a CDS encoding patatin-like protein; this translates as MKEKELRLALVLFGGVSLAVYQHGINREILNLVRASKLHHAPAGGDAAGFHQRYPDEPERSTGDVYLQFLQILGKDVALRVIVDVIAGSSAGAINGVSLAAALAHDRSLKPITDLWLEQADMLGLLAPEARARLWSKWYVWPLMRPLMRRLGREGLLPGASNPDIAKRISVFLRSRWFKPPLDGARLAGLILDGLRAMDVSTAKWESLLPKGGRLDLLLTATDFHGLERPIFIHDPPVAHEREHRHLLRFGLEHRRTGHLLSEFTADNFPSLAFAARASASYPGAFPPARIREMDDLLAARHLPWPARSQFLEKNFRHYRERGENPEDAVLVDGSILDNKPIMACVEAIRVHAAFREVDRRLVYVDPRPKGRRRAAGSGVPGFFATLRGALTDLPRQDPVYNELAMLSRHNVQARRLKEAILSARPQVVEHLEEQTQGRLSGSFTRDDLQHWRMIGFRPVPGLFIAYDTWMRSLAFEALDFIVQVICWACQYTPDSPEARRVQEMIEAWARQMGVISATYRIPENAYRNEDLPLFSRVVTDFGVIYKRRRLNFVLHEINDLYARVAEDANAEAESETLDLLKMKIHKCLSDLAFCDDPDFLSHQAVSACRAIFRQDEARRQYSPELIQGDPLACAELSRLIERLAEEYDLARHIDSSDAVLASPQFMKLRQASRIAILTAYLGYFFWDMILRPTATVLSREAETIEEILVDRISPEDARSIAFDERKEVLLGSSFASFGGFLGRSIRENDYLWGRLHAVDRLFDILISTVPVALRAGFDVTALKKRAFEIVLEEERAALGGVQELIDRLGESVSRL